Genomic segment of Mycolicibacterium sarraceniae:
CTGATTGGGGTCCGAACAGCAGCTGAGACTCACGCGTTCCTGGCCGGTGCTGTCGCCCAGCGTGAGGCTGCCGAGAGGGCCGAATTCACGTTAGCGGCGGTGCAGATCGACTCTGGCACGCTGATCGGTTCGGGGGTGATCGGTGTGACGAGCGCCCATCACCATCGCGGGGAGCTCGGCTACGTCGTCACTGCGATTACTGGTCACAGGGCTATGCCACCGAAGTCGCTGAGTTGCTCGTCCAGTTCGGGCTCGAGCACCTGCGGCTGCGTCGGATCGAGGCGACGTGCGACCCCGCTAATCAGGCATCGGCGCGTGTGTTGCAGAAGGCCGGGCTGAACTACGAGGGCCTGATGCGCAGTCACCTACTTATCGGCGGGGTTGGTCGGGACTCCCTCCTGTACGCCCTCGTTGAGGACGGGCAGTAACGGGCACGCTCTGCGCCACGGTCTGTCCACGGGCGATGTCTGTCGCGGCGCTTTTCGAAATCCACTATGCCGAACGAACAGTGGGGTTCGTGCTGATCGGCCGCACCGGTCGGCCCATGGCTGCGCCCGGTCGCCGGTCGGCGTCGCCGCAGCGCGGGGTCAATGGGGCCGATGAACTTCCGCCGCCCGAGCACGAGCGTGCGTTTATATTTTCTGAATGGCAAAAAAGAGTTCCGACCAGGACCTTGCCTACGCGATTCTCGCGGTTATCGCATTCTTCGCGGTCGCTTGGCCCTACTTGCTGGGCACCTGGATGGCTGTGCGAGCTGGCGCGGAGAATCCGTCAACCGAGCGAAGCGTGACGGGCTGGGTTTTCGAGGCGATCTGGCTGATCATCCTGGCGTCCATCGTCATAGTGCCAAGGGTCCAATCGGCGCGCGAGAAGGCGGAAAAAGCGCGCGAGGAGGAGGAAGTTCGGCGCCTTGCGGCTCTCAAGGAGCAGCGAAAGGTGGACTTCGGACTGGCGGGTGCGCAACGATATGAGGAGGCCGCAGTGTCGGTGGCAAGAATCGCCAAATCCGAGGCTGCGCGCACCGGCTGGCTGGGCGACGATCCCGCCGCCTACGACTTCCGCGCAGACCTGAAGGCGATCGCCGACAACCTGCGCAAGGCGGATAAGATCCGATCAGTGACCGCGGACGCCTCTTCGATCCGCATATTGACCGAGTCGGACAAGCAAATGCTTCGCGACGCCAACGCCGCAGTGGCCAAACTGGAGGGCTCCGTCGAACGCAGCATCCTGCTTATCTTCGAGTGCGCCAAAGAAGCCGACAGCATTGACCTTGCACTAAGCGAGGGTCGCGAGAACGTGAAGATGGCGGCACGACGCGACGACCTGCGCAATCGCCTTGGGTCAATTCTCTACGGTGCCGAGGGAGTGCCGACAGAGGCCACCTCTGAGGCCGCTGACGTGGTGACCTCACGGGTCGCAGCCTTTCACGACCTCAAGGCGGCCCTCATAGACCAGCGGCACGCGTCGTAGCGACCCGGATCATAGCCGAGGACCAAACTCGAACAAGTCAATCAAATGTGGTTCCCCCGAAATCGTGGAGGGTTTCCTATGCCGCTTCCGGCTTGGTCTTGGATTCCCTGATCTCATAGTTGACGGGCGATAGCCCGTCGGCGGCACTGTGCCGGCGTTGGTGATTGTAGAAGGTATAGCACCAGTCGATAACTACCGCCTGCGCATGAAAGGTATCACGGAACTGATTGCGGGACAACACTTCCCATTCCAGCGAGGAGAAGAACGCCTCCGCGGCGGCATTATCGAAACACGATCCGACCCGACCCATCGACTGGCGAATCCCCACGGTGCGGCACAGCGTGGTGAACGCCTTCGCCGTGTAGGTGCTGCCGCGGTCAGTGTGGAAAATGACCCGCTCGGACTCCTCGTCCCGCCAGATCGCTTGGCGGCCGCCGCGGGCGGCCACGGCCATCGTGATCGCCGCACAGGCCAACTCGGCATCCGGATGCAGGCCCATCGCCGCGCCTAGCAACCGGCGGCTGTAGAGATCGATCACGGTAGCCAGATACAACTTCTGCCCGCACTCGGTGGGAATCTCAGTCATGTCACCGACCCACTTCAGGTTCGGCGCAGCCGCAGTGAAGTCCCGTTTAACCAGGTCAGGGAACTTCGGTGCCGTCTTGTCCTGCTTAGTCAACCCATTGCGGCGCTTGATACGGCGCGCCACCAACCCTGACGGCGCATCGAATCGGCCACCGTCTTCTCCGACACTTCCCAGCCCAGATCGCGCAGGTCAGCGATCAGCCGCGGCGACCCATGCAACCCTCTGGCCGCCGTGAACGCCGACGCGACCGCGGCATCGAGCTGCGCGCGACGCCGATCGGTGTCAGTGTGCAACCCATCGGCATTGCCCGCGCGAGCGATCCACTTGTAGAACCACGACACGCTCACACCCAACAACACACACGTAAATGCATGTGGCACTAGGTATTTGGTCCTCTGGTCGGCAATGAAACGTGCCACGCTCACTTCGTCGCCTCCTTCACCCACAGGACCACCGATCGCTTGAGGACATCACGCTCCATCCGCAACTCGGCGTTCTCGCTGCGCAGACGCTTGAGCTCGGCCAGGTCATCGCGGGTCAACTCCCCACGACCCTCCCGTGCCTCACGGTCCTGAGTGACCCAATTACCCAGAGTGCCCTCGTGAACCCCCAGATCCCGAGCCACCTGCGCGATCGACTTACCCGTCTCACGCACGATCCGAACAGCCCCCTCACGGAACTCCCGGTCGTACTTCTTCCGTTTCTCTGACATCGCTACTCCTTATAGCTGATGCCTCCACGGTCCCGGGGGAAGGCCAAAATCTGAGACGGACCACTAGGTCGCGAATGTCGCGCAACGCCCGCTGCTTCTGCGCCACCGGCTCACAACTGCAATCCCACCTTAGGTGGTCAAACCTTCAAGAGAACCCGGTAGTAGGACCTGATCCAGCTAGGTCGGCAGAGTGCAGGACGATTAGATGGTGAGGTAGCCGAGTCGCTGGGCGGCGGCGGTGATGCGGGTCGTTAACCCGGGGTGGGTCAAAGGGAGCGACAGTGTTGGGCGGGCTGGCATCGCGGTGGCCGCGGGGGTGAAGAGGACAATGCAGGGTTGGCCGGCGAAGCGGCTGTTGTAGCGCAGGCCGTCGAGGTCGGGGAAGGCCTCGGTGATGCGTCGGGCCCAGCGTTGGGTGATGGAGTGCGGCCCGGTGGACAGCGCGAAGGTGCCGCCAGCGCGGGTGGGCCAGGAGCCGGCGCTGTCGGCGGCGAGATCGAGCAGCGCAAGGTCGCGGGTGAACCGCACCGCAGTGAGGTAGGGATCACCGCGGAACCGGTCGATGGTGCGGACAGCTTGGAAGGCTTCGGCCAGCGCAGACAGCGGCTCGGAAGCGGCGAACCAGACACCGATCCCGTCGTGGTGGCGAGCTGGTGGCGGGTGGGGGTCGAACCGCAGGTGCGGTCCGTGCTCGCGGAAGGCTTTCCAACCCAGCACGTGAGCGCCAGTGGTGCGGTGTACTCGCCACCAAGTCTCGTCGGCCGGGACCAATCGGCATTCCCCGTCGCGGATGCCGATGGCGCGCAAGTCGGCGGTTGGAGGCGGGTTAGGCAGGCGCGCGGTCACGTTGCGTACCAGTCGACGGCGCCAGCCGCAGCGACAGCCTGGTCGACATCGCCGCCGGCGCGCAGCCACTCGATCGGGGTCATGGGGCGGTCATGGAACAGGTTCGACTGCGGCGTGCGCAAGAAGCCGGCCACTGCCACGGGATGCAGGTTATCGGGGAGAGCTTTGAGGACCTGGTCGATACCCCGGACCTGGCGGGTGGGGCCGCCGTTGTCATCGGTTTCGAACTGCAGAATGGGGAACAGCCAGGTCTGCCCGTCTGCAATGGCCCACAGCTCGCCGGCGAGGCGCTTTTGACGTACGCGGGAAGCGCTGATGCCCAGTCCGCTGGCGACCTCGTCGGCGGTGAACGCGGTGACCGCGAGATGGGCCGTGTGTCCGGCGATCTCGGTGCCTGCAGCGATGAAGGCGTCACGGTCCTCGGGGAAGTCGGCTTCGTCGAGCAGGCGGGCTTCAGCTTCAGTCAGGGATGCCGCCCACGGGCGCGAAGCCGGCAGGTGTTTCAGGGCAGCGACGAAGTCATCGGGACTGATCTCGAAGCGTTCACGCAGCAGTTGTTCAAGCTGGAGCGAGACGGACATGAGGCCTCCTCTAACGATAGTTAACACCAGGCTATATCCGTTAGTTTGATGTGTCGAGCTTCATCAGAACCATCGACACCAACCATGACGGCGACGTCTGCATCCTCGATGACGGTCAACATGGGGCCCATGCGGTGCCGACGTGGGTGGCGAATTCGGCGTTGACGGTGGGGTTGGGTGCGGCGCTCATTAACGGTTCGGGTCTGGCCCACGCCGAACCCGCCGCCACCTCGGGTTCCTCCTCGTCGGCGAGTAGCTCCAGCACCGACAATGGCACTTCCAAAACCGCCGCCGACCGCCCCGGCAACCCGGGCGATAAGCATGAAACATGTTGCGCAGCGGCGTACTGGTAACCCTCAGTATTCGATTCCGTCGTATTCCTCGTACGCCGTCTCAATGTCGGTGGGGAGATGTCGACGGGCATTTGGGTGGCTGCGCTCTGTTTCGGCAGTGCCATCAGAGGCGCCGTTCATCACCACTGCCCCGCGAGATAGTTTGCTGAAACAAGTGTTGGTGCGGCATGAGGGGCTGGAATCTCAGTGGGTCTGCGTTTTCATCTCGACAGGACTGAGGCGGGAGGCAATGATCTGGAGGTGGTGATCTACGACGTGATCGGGGCTACCTATGCTCAGACGCGACGTGCCGATCCGCGAATCGCGGCTGCGATTCGACTTGCTCTTGGCGACGTGACGAGCGTAGTGAACGTCGGGGCGGGGGCTGGTTCCTACGAACCCTCGAATACGGTTCTGGCCGTCGAGCCCAGTCAAGTCATGATCAGTCAGCGTCAGCCGGAGGCCGCGCCAGCCGTGCGGGCGTTGGCAGAGGCGCTACCGCTGCGGGACAAATCCGTTGACGCCGCGTTGGCGGTGCTCACCATCCATCATTGGACAGATGTGTCAGCGGGCATTTGGGAAATGCAGCGCGTAGCGCGCCGCCGCCTAGTCTTCTTCACGTGGCGTCCCGAGATGATTGCCCAGTTTTGGTTGCTGCGGGACTATCTGCCTGCTGCAGCCGCGGCCGATGCGGAGGTGGCAGTTCCGCTGGAAACTGTTGCCGCGGCGGTGCCGGGGTCTGAGATGCACGTTGTATCAGTGCCCGTTCCGCACGATTGCTCTGACGGGTTCGGGGCCGCCTATTGGCGCCGCCCGCATGCCTACCTCGATCCCGAGGTTCGGGCCGGGATATCGATGTTGGCCAGGACTGATTCAGCCTTGCTAGTGCCGGGTCTTAGTCGACTCAAGGACGATCTCGCTTCTCAACGATGGCAACAGACTTACGCAGAGCTGTTAGATCATGATGTCCTCGATGTCGGCTACTGCACGGTGGCCGTCGATCTCTAGGAGATTGCACGACCCGTCGGATATCTTCACTGAAATATGTTGTGGCGCAATAAAATTACAGACCTCGACCGGTAATCCGCGACAATGGATTCTGTCGAATTCCTCCCTGTAAACAGTAGCGCGGGGCAGCACAACATGTGTGGTTACGCACTCGCGCGATGAGCCTGGCGGCGGCACGCGAACCGGATCGGGAGGCGTGTAACCGAGGCCCCGGTCAGCGCCATCGGGACCGGCGGCGCTGAGTGGCCCGATTAAGGCACAGGATGGACTTCCACGAAGAACTTTGTGCCAGATGACATTCCGTTGATGATTGCGTCGAGACCTGCGGTGCGCCCGTTGCCTTCATTGTCCAACGTCCACTCACTCACCGCGGGCGCGTATAGGCCGAGTCGGGCTAGTTCGTTCGCCAGTGGCTCGCATGCGCGCAACGTGCAGCTCGCGATCTCAAACACAAAGGCTGAAGGCATTGACCTGCCAAACCACTGCGCCCCGCCGGACGTCCCACACGGTTGCTGGCGAAGCCGTGACAGGCCGCGGCACGGAATAGAAATAGATCCTGCTTATCTGGACCTCAGCTCGTTACAGACCTCCGATGGTTCCAAGTGTCAAGCGCGTACCGGGCACAGGTCAATGAGGTGGGCGCGAAACCGTTTATCGCCGAGAGTCTTTTCGTCGGGCAGTACGGCCGCTGAAGGGGTTTGCGACTGATAGTGGAGCCGCATCAGAGAAGGGTCTGGTTGGCTAAGGAGTCAGCGTCTTCGTT
This window contains:
- a CDS encoding GNAT family N-acetyltransferase — translated: MHVSGGADRLWHADRFGGDRCDERPSPSRGARLRRHCDYWSQGYATEVAELLVQFGLEHLRLRRIEATCDPANQASARVLQKAGLNYEGLMRSHLLIGGVGRDSLLYALVEDGQ
- a CDS encoding transposase, translating into MSEKRKKYDREFREGAVRIVRETGKSIAQVARDLGVHEGTLGNWVTQDREAREGRGELTRDDLAELKRLRSENAELRMERDVLKRSVVLWVKEATK
- a CDS encoding RES family NAD+ phosphorylase, which gives rise to MTARLPNPPPTADLRAIGIRDGECRLVPADETWWRVHRTTGAHVLGWKAFREHGPHLRFDPHPPPARHHDGIGVWFAASEPLSALAEAFQAVRTIDRFRGDPYLTAVRFTRDLALLDLAADSAGSWPTRAGGTFALSTGPHSITQRWARRITEAFPDLDGLRYNSRFAGQPCIVLFTPAATAMPARPTLSLPLTHPGLTTRITAAAQRLGYLTI
- a CDS encoding MerR family transcriptional regulator, whose translation is MSVSLQLEQLLRERFEISPDDFVAALKHLPASRPWAASLTEAEARLLDEADFPEDRDAFIAAGTEIAGHTAHLAVTAFTADEVASGLGISASRVRQKRLAGELWAIADGQTWLFPILQFETDDNGGPTRQVRGIDQVLKALPDNLHPVAVAGFLRTPQSNLFHDRPMTPIEWLRAGGDVDQAVAAAGAVDWYAT
- a CDS encoding class I SAM-dependent methyltransferase translates to MVIYDVIGATYAQTRRADPRIAAAIRLALGDVTSVVNVGAGAGSYEPSNTVLAVEPSQVMISQRQPEAAPAVRALAEALPLRDKSVDAALAVLTIHHWTDVSAGIWEMQRVARRRLVFFTWRPEMIAQFWLLRDYLPAAAAADAEVAVPLETVAAAVPGSEMHVVSVPVPHDCSDGFGAAYWRRPHAYLDPEVRAGISMLARTDSALLVPGLSRLKDDLASQRWQQTYAELLDHDVLDVGYCTVAVDL